A portion of the Polaribacter cellanae genome contains these proteins:
- a CDS encoding thioredoxin domain-containing protein, with protein MKKLLIITVLLFFISCKKSNIKEYAHTNNLIGETSPYLLQHAHNPVNWHAWNDKTLSKAKSSKKLMLISIGYASCHWCHVMEEESFKDTLVAKTMNTNFINIKVDREERPDVDKVYMSAVQLMNGEGGWPLNVVALPDGRPIWGGTYFEKEQWIGILNQLSEVYEKNPEKLIAFADKLEKGIKSIDVVELNSKKTDFTNEIIKKSIDVWSANFDTSLGGLKSAPKFMMPNNYHFLLRYAIQKEDRELQDYVNLTLEKMAFGGIYDPIEGGFSRYSVDEKWHIPHFEKMLYDNAQLVSLYSDAYSITKNPLYKEVVLETLEYVKAYMIGEKGSFFSSLDADSETENKDLEEGVYYVWTKKELQSLLNEDYLLFEDYYNVNDYGFWEKENYVLIRNTNDADFIQKHNITIEALKAKKKNWKETLKKAKQSRKKPRLDDKMLTSWNALMLNGFVDAYRVFGDENYLKIAEKNANFIVDHQLKKEGSLLHTYKDGKSTINGYLEDYAFTIEAFINLYENTLDEKWLKISHDLADYTFAHFFDENSKMFYFTSNKDASLVARSIAFRDNVMPSSNSVMAKNLFKLSHYFDNKNYLETARIMLNNVQPELEEYPSAFSNWLDLMINFSNPYYEIAIVGEKAKDKVKELNKKYIPNKLIAGSLRESNMPLLENRYNPLKTLIYVCVNKACKLPVSDVEKALEFIKK; from the coding sequence ATGAAGAAATTACTTATAATAACAGTTTTACTTTTTTTTATTAGTTGTAAAAAATCGAATATTAAAGAATATGCGCATACAAATAATTTGATAGGCGAAACGAGTCCGTATTTATTACAACATGCACACAATCCAGTAAATTGGCATGCCTGGAACGATAAAACACTTTCGAAAGCAAAATCGAGCAAAAAATTAATGCTTATAAGTATTGGTTATGCTTCCTGTCACTGGTGCCATGTAATGGAAGAAGAAAGTTTTAAAGATACTTTGGTTGCGAAAACCATGAATACTAATTTTATAAATATTAAGGTAGATAGAGAGGAAAGACCAGATGTAGATAAAGTTTATATGAGTGCAGTGCAATTAATGAATGGAGAAGGTGGTTGGCCATTAAATGTTGTTGCTTTGCCAGATGGAAGACCAATTTGGGGAGGAACTTATTTCGAGAAAGAACAATGGATTGGTATTTTGAATCAACTTTCGGAAGTTTATGAGAAAAATCCAGAAAAATTAATTGCTTTCGCAGATAAGTTAGAAAAAGGAATAAAATCTATAGATGTTGTAGAATTAAATTCAAAAAAAACAGATTTTACAAACGAGATTATAAAAAAATCTATTGATGTCTGGTCTGCAAATTTCGATACTTCTTTGGGAGGCTTAAAAAGCGCTCCAAAATTTATGATGCCTAATAACTATCATTTTTTATTGCGTTATGCAATTCAAAAAGAGGATAGAGAATTACAAGATTATGTAAATCTAACTTTAGAAAAGATGGCTTTTGGAGGAATTTATGATCCTATTGAAGGTGGTTTTTCTAGATATTCTGTAGACGAAAAATGGCACATTCCGCATTTCGAAAAAATGCTTTACGACAATGCACAATTGGTTAGTTTGTATTCAGATGCTTATTCGATTACCAAAAATCCGCTTTATAAAGAAGTGGTTTTAGAGACTTTAGAATATGTAAAAGCATACATGATTGGCGAGAAAGGTTCTTTTTTCTCTTCTTTAGATGCAGATAGCGAAACTGAAAATAAAGATTTAGAAGAAGGTGTTTATTATGTTTGGACGAAAAAAGAATTACAGTCTTTGTTAAATGAAGATTATTTATTGTTCGAAGATTATTACAACGTAAACGATTATGGTTTTTGGGAAAAAGAAAATTATGTTTTAATAAGAAATACGAATGATGCAGATTTTATACAAAAACACAATATTACAATTGAAGCGTTAAAAGCTAAAAAGAAAAATTGGAAAGAAACACTAAAAAAAGCAAAACAAAGTAGAAAAAAACCAAGGTTAGATGATAAAATGTTAACCTCTTGGAATGCGCTTATGTTAAATGGATTTGTAGATGCCTATCGTGTTTTTGGAGATGAAAACTATTTAAAAATTGCAGAAAAAAATGCAAATTTTATTGTCGATCATCAGCTTAAAAAAGAGGGGAGTTTGTTACATACTTATAAAGATGGAAAAAGTACAATAAATGGGTACTTGGAAGATTATGCATTTACAATTGAAGCTTTTATTAATTTATATGAAAATACCTTAGACGAAAAGTGGCTTAAAATTTCACATGATTTGGCAGATTATACATTTGCTCATTTCTTTGATGAGAATAGCAAGATGTTTTACTTCACTTCCAATAAAGATGCTTCTTTAGTTGCCAGAAGTATAGCGTTTAGGGATAATGTTATGCCTTCGAGTAACTCTGTAATGGCGAAAAACTTATTTAAATTATCGCATTATTTCGATAACAAAAACTATTTAGAAACTGCAAGAATTATGTTAAATAACGTACAACCAGAACTAGAGGAATATCCTTCTGCCTTTTCGAATTGGTTAGATTTAATGATAAATTTTTCGAACCCATATTACGAAATTGCAATTGTTGGCGAAAAGGCAAAAGACAAAGTAAAAGAATTGAATAAAAAATACATTCCTAATAAATTAATTGCTGGCAGTTTAAGAGAAAGTAATATGCCTTTGTTAGAAAATAGGTACAATCCTTTAAAAACACTAATTTATGTTTGTGTAAATAAGGCCTGTAAATTACCAGTTTCCGATGTTGAAAAGGCATTAGAGTTTATAAAAAAATAA
- a CDS encoding aldose 1-epimerase, giving the protein MFTIKETKQDSLNLIKLQNIKNNSFARISLNEGGRLENLQFKGVSIIEDQPNFNYKNGYSSAILFPFANRIEDGKYTYKNKEYQFKSNEPKSKNALHGLVFNKEFKILEKEITSNSASVSIYYSEKNDCKSFPFKYSLYATYTLLEEELQLKITVKNDDSTSFPFVLGWHPYFNCDNFKNSFLNFKSNKKIIFDNNLITKEIVAHKTASKFEIANKQLDDCFVLKDNIVQFSTPKYKLELSSTAKENFLQLYSPKDKPIIAIEPMTGISNSFNNKIGLQELEAKKTYALTWGVKFL; this is encoded by the coding sequence ATGTTTACAATTAAAGAAACAAAACAAGATAGTTTAAACTTAATAAAGTTACAAAACATTAAAAATAATTCGTTTGCTCGTATTTCTCTAAATGAAGGTGGAAGATTAGAAAACTTACAATTTAAAGGAGTTTCTATTATTGAAGATCAACCCAATTTCAATTATAAAAATGGTTACTCTTCTGCCATTTTATTTCCATTTGCCAATAGAATCGAAGATGGAAAATATACTTACAAGAATAAAGAATATCAATTTAAAAGTAACGAACCTAAAAGTAAAAACGCTTTACATGGTTTGGTTTTTAACAAAGAATTTAAAATTTTAGAAAAAGAAATTACTTCTAACAGTGCTTCTGTTAGTATTTATTATTCAGAAAAAAACGACTGTAAGAGCTTTCCTTTTAAATATTCGCTTTATGCAACCTACACGCTTTTAGAAGAAGAATTACAGCTAAAAATAACTGTAAAAAACGATGACTCAACATCATTTCCATTTGTTTTAGGCTGGCATCCTTATTTTAATTGCGACAATTTTAAAAACAGTTTCCTCAATTTTAAAAGCAATAAAAAAATAATTTTCGATAACAACTTAATTACAAAAGAAATAGTAGCCCATAAAACAGCTTCAAAATTTGAAATCGCAAACAAACAATTAGACGATTGCTTTGTACTAAAAGATAATATTGTGCAGTTTTCTACGCCAAAATATAAGTTAGAGTTATCGTCGACAGCTAAAGAAAACTTTTTACAATTATACAGTCCAAAAGACAAACCAATCATTGCCATTGAACCTATGACTGGAATTTCTAACAGTTTTAATAATAAAATTGGCTTGCAAGAATTAGAAGCTAAGAAAACCTACGCTTTAACTTGGGGTGTAAAATTTTTATAA
- a CDS encoding nucleotidyltransferase family protein produces the protein MNKPTLVILAAGMGSRYGGLKQMDVFTPEGDTIIDFSLYDAIAAGFGKVVFIIRKSFQAEFKATFDKKLEGKVEVEYVYQELDNVPEKYVNPERIKPWGTGHALLMTKEVVKENFAIINADDFYSRQAFMAIAEQLRNTAKNSYNFSMIAYSLKNTISENGYVSRGECSVDEHGFLTDVTERVRIEKIDGVLQCENSNGKMIPIDENTTVSMNFWGFTPKCFEFGDELFLEFLEKNKENLKAEFYLPTIVNKMLESKKASVKVLESSSKWFGVTYNDDKEKVEKAINKLKENGVYPTKLWS, from the coding sequence ATGAATAAACCAACTTTAGTCATACTAGCAGCAGGAATGGGGAGCAGATATGGAGGATTAAAACAAATGGATGTTTTTACTCCAGAAGGAGATACAATTATCGATTTTTCTTTATATGATGCAATAGCAGCTGGTTTTGGAAAGGTTGTTTTTATCATCAGGAAGAGTTTTCAAGCTGAGTTTAAAGCAACATTCGATAAGAAATTAGAGGGTAAAGTTGAAGTTGAATATGTGTATCAAGAATTAGATAATGTTCCAGAGAAATACGTAAACCCAGAAAGAATAAAACCTTGGGGAACAGGACATGCTTTATTAATGACAAAAGAGGTTGTAAAAGAAAATTTCGCGATTATAAATGCAGACGATTTTTACAGTAGGCAAGCATTTATGGCAATTGCAGAACAGTTAAGGAATACAGCTAAAAATAGCTATAACTTTAGTATGATTGCTTATTCTTTAAAAAATACAATTTCAGAAAATGGCTATGTTTCCAGAGGAGAATGTAGTGTAGACGAGCATGGTTTTTTAACAGATGTTACAGAACGAGTTCGAATCGAAAAAATAGATGGAGTTTTACAATGCGAAAATAGCAATGGAAAAATGATTCCAATAGACGAAAACACCACTGTTTCTATGAATTTTTGGGGTTTCACTCCAAAATGTTTCGAGTTTGGTGATGAATTATTCTTAGAATTTTTAGAGAAAAATAAAGAAAACTTAAAAGCAGAATTTTATTTACCAACAATTGTAAATAAAATGTTAGAAAGTAAAAAAGCATCTGTAAAAGTATTAGAATCAAGCTCTAAATGGTTTGGGGTAACTTATAATGATGATAAGGAAAAGGTGGAAAAAGCAATTAATAAATTAAAAGAAAACGGAGTCTATCCAACTAAATTATGGAGTTAA
- a CDS encoding phosphotransferase enzyme family protein encodes MNAETIKSIFNEFDHQANYVSHSELNSGHINDTFLVKTQGSKNYILQRINHNIFKDVPGLVNNKVLTSEHIKSKFPNLSQEELTKKVVSFVKTKNSDFYYFKKGGHFWNVMVFIDDSVTHEIVKDKEIAYEGGKLLGEFLNLTADLDSSKLIDVIPNFHDMSFRYKQYASSVQSASKDRLFSATKYTKIVADLKEEMHILQKLKEAGEIPVRVTHNDTKISNSLFTKDNKGICMIDTDTVMSGIIHYDFGDAIRTICNTAAEDEKDLSKVEFNIEYYKAYEKGFLEKSKDSLSNVELKYLPLAAKTMIFIMALRFLTDYLNNDVYYKTNYPEHNLDRAKNQFKLIESFSEKIQMN; translated from the coding sequence ATGAATGCAGAAACTATAAAATCCATTTTTAACGAGTTCGACCATCAAGCTAATTATGTAAGTCATTCAGAATTAAACTCTGGGCACATTAACGATACTTTTTTAGTAAAAACACAGGGTTCTAAGAACTACATTCTTCAACGAATAAACCACAACATATTTAAAGATGTACCTGGTTTGGTTAATAATAAAGTTTTAACAAGCGAGCATATAAAAAGTAAATTCCCCAATCTTTCGCAAGAAGAGCTAACTAAAAAAGTAGTAAGTTTTGTTAAAACTAAAAACAGCGATTTTTACTATTTTAAAAAAGGAGGGCATTTTTGGAACGTCATGGTTTTTATTGACGACAGTGTAACACACGAAATTGTAAAAGATAAAGAAATTGCTTACGAAGGAGGAAAACTTTTAGGTGAATTTTTAAATTTAACTGCAGATTTAGATAGCAGTAAATTAATAGACGTAATTCCTAATTTTCACGATATGTCTTTTCGTTATAAGCAGTATGCATCTTCAGTACAAAGTGCTTCTAAAGACAGGTTATTTAGCGCTACTAAATACACAAAAATTGTGGCAGATTTAAAGGAGGAAATGCACATTCTTCAAAAATTGAAAGAAGCAGGGGAAATTCCTGTAAGAGTTACACATAACGATACTAAAATATCTAACTCTCTTTTTACGAAAGACAATAAAGGTATTTGTATGATAGATACAGATACAGTAATGTCAGGTATAATTCACTACGATTTTGGAGATGCAATAAGAACCATTTGTAATACTGCAGCAGAAGACGAAAAAGACTTGTCTAAAGTAGAGTTTAATATAGAATATTACAAAGCGTATGAAAAAGGCTTTTTAGAGAAATCTAAAGATTCTTTATCTAATGTGGAGTTAAAATATTTACCATTAGCAGCCAAAACAATGATTTTTATAATGGCACTTCGTTTCTTAACAGATTATTTAAATAACGATGTTTATTATAAAACCAATTACCCAGAGCACAACTTAGACAGAGCCAAAAATCAATTTAAATTGATAGAAAGTTTTTCTGAAAAAATACAAATGAATTAG
- a CDS encoding sugar MFS transporter → MQQKNNTTAIIIIASLFFIFGFVTWINGALIPFMKTINELTESQSYLVATASYISFVVMALPASYILGKIGYKKGMSLGLIIMAIGALVFIPAAEARTYWVFLAGIFIQGIGMTILQTAANPYITILGPIESGAKRIAIMGIANKVAGALGSLIFGALLLSGIDETKEKLAGATLEETNVLLDTMADSVFMPYVIMAIALFLLGILIRRAPLPQVEATEEPVLEEGKTAKTSIFQFPNLWLGVIALFVYVGAEVIAGDTIIAYGISLGFTGEEAKFFTTYTLMAMVATYALGVLLIPKYVKQKTALIASAVLGIIFSFCILSTTGFTSVLFVAALGIANALVWPAIWPLTLDGLGKFTKTGSALLIMAISGGAIIPPLYGRIVDANKHELIAKGLQEADAIATASTESYWILIPCYAIILFFAIWGHKIKNWSK, encoded by the coding sequence ATGCAACAAAAAAATAACACAACTGCAATAATCATTATTGCGAGTTTATTCTTCATTTTTGGCTTTGTAACGTGGATTAATGGTGCGTTAATTCCGTTTATGAAAACCATAAACGAGTTAACAGAATCGCAATCTTATTTAGTAGCAACAGCTTCTTACATTTCGTTTGTTGTAATGGCATTGCCAGCTTCTTACATTTTAGGAAAAATTGGTTACAAAAAAGGCATGTCTTTAGGACTAATTATAATGGCAATTGGTGCTTTGGTTTTTATTCCGGCTGCAGAAGCAAGAACCTATTGGGTGTTTTTAGCAGGGATTTTTATTCAAGGAATTGGAATGACCATTTTACAAACTGCTGCAAATCCATACATAACCATTTTAGGTCCCATAGAGAGTGGTGCAAAACGTATCGCAATTATGGGAATTGCAAACAAAGTTGCAGGAGCGTTAGGATCTTTAATTTTTGGAGCTTTATTACTTTCTGGAATCGATGAAACAAAAGAAAAATTGGCAGGTGCAACTTTAGAGGAGACCAATGTGTTGTTAGATACCATGGCAGATAGTGTTTTTATGCCTTACGTTATAATGGCAATAGCCCTATTTTTATTAGGAATTTTAATAAGAAGAGCACCATTGCCACAAGTAGAAGCAACAGAAGAACCAGTTTTAGAAGAAGGGAAAACAGCAAAAACAAGTATTTTTCAATTCCCTAATCTTTGGTTAGGTGTAATTGCTTTATTCGTTTATGTGGGGGCAGAAGTTATTGCAGGAGATACCATTATCGCTTATGGAATTTCCTTAGGATTTACAGGAGAAGAAGCAAAATTCTTTACTACTTATACATTAATGGCAATGGTTGCAACTTATGCTTTAGGAGTGCTTTTAATACCTAAATATGTAAAACAAAAAACAGCGTTAATCGCCAGTGCAGTTTTAGGAATTATATTTAGTTTTTGCATCTTAAGCACTACAGGTTTTACCTCTGTATTGTTTGTAGCGGCTTTAGGTATTGCAAATGCATTGGTTTGGCCAGCAATTTGGCCTTTAACTTTAGATGGTTTAGGAAAGTTTACCAAAACAGGTTCTGCACTTTTAATTATGGCAATTTCTGGTGGGGCAATTATCCCTCCTTTGTATGGAAGAATTGTAGATGCCAATAAACACGAGTTAATTGCAAAAGGTTTGCAAGAAGCAGACGCAATTGCAACTGCTTCTACAGAAAGTTATTGGATCTTAATCCCTTGTTATGCAATTATCTTATTCTTTGCAATTTGGGGACATAAAATAAAAAATTGGAGTAAATAA
- a CDS encoding GntR family transcriptional regulator encodes MKMVSLKKSGIPKYKQIVTSIEHAIVSGKLKKGDKLPSLNVIKNQHKLSRDTVLNAFNELKTRGIIYSVVGKGYFVSTEDVFVKKKIFLLFDELNSFKEDLYNSFLNSLGDNCQVDIFFHHFNEDIFNKLINDNNGNYSSYVIMPANLKNVNASVASLPKENVYILDQKHPELLDYPVIFQNFEKDIFNGLSNASIKLKNYKKLILLFPKERQPKGILSGFQLFCDANNFTSQVISSLENKTPQKGEVYLILDDKNLIRIIKKIKENNLQLSKDIGLISFNDTILKEVVADGITTISTDFNLMGEKLAQMILNNEHSKIENPSALILRKSL; translated from the coding sequence ATGAAAATGGTATCTCTAAAAAAATCTGGAATTCCAAAATACAAACAAATTGTAACCTCTATTGAGCATGCAATTGTTAGCGGTAAACTTAAAAAAGGAGACAAATTACCTTCTTTAAATGTTATAAAAAATCAACATAAATTATCTAGAGACACTGTTTTAAACGCTTTTAACGAACTTAAAACAAGAGGCATCATTTATTCTGTAGTTGGCAAAGGGTATTTTGTAAGCACTGAAGATGTGTTTGTAAAAAAGAAAATTTTTCTACTTTTTGATGAATTAAATTCTTTTAAAGAAGATCTATACAATTCATTTTTAAATAGTTTGGGCGATAACTGTCAGGTTGATATTTTTTTTCATCATTTTAACGAAGATATTTTTAATAAATTGATAAACGACAATAATGGCAATTACAGCTCTTATGTAATTATGCCAGCGAATCTAAAAAATGTAAATGCTTCTGTAGCAAGTTTACCCAAAGAAAACGTTTACATTTTAGATCAAAAACATCCTGAATTATTGGACTATCCTGTTATTTTTCAAAATTTCGAAAAAGATATTTTCAACGGACTTTCCAATGCTTCAATCAAGTTAAAAAATTATAAAAAATTAATTTTATTGTTTCCAAAAGAGAGACAGCCAAAAGGAATTTTAAGTGGTTTTCAGCTTTTTTGTGATGCGAATAATTTTACTTCGCAAGTAATCTCTTCCTTAGAAAACAAAACTCCCCAAAAAGGAGAAGTGTACTTAATTTTAGATGATAAAAACCTGATTCGAATTATTAAAAAAATAAAAGAGAACAACTTACAATTATCTAAAGATATTGGTTTAATTTCTTTTAACGATACTATTTTAAAGGAAGTTGTGGCAGATGGAATTACAACAATTTCAACAGATTTTAATTTAATGGGAGAAAAATTGGCGCAAATGATTTTAAATAACGAACACTCGAAAATCGAAAATCCGAGTGCCTTAATTTTAAGAAAATCTTTATAA
- a CDS encoding DUF3472 domain-containing protein, with the protein MNITTKKNSTVKKVFSMLFLLQIVFFNFSCSNRTKEVVSADIVFTANVPIGSNSWVAGNKAEDEGIIKKEGIRNWKSLDNIINTYVRTGSGELKVGLKLKSPDGNSKINVTINKITKTINVENKEYKTLDVGVFNVDKGYVKIEIQGKEKEGNIIADIDEVLFGGSAIATILDFVPTTNHHFGRRGPSVHFNYKQPKSGEVQYFYNEITVPTGEDVLGSFFMANGHAQGYFGMQVNSKTERRVLFSIWSAFVTDDPNQIPKDYTVTSLGGGEGVTIKNFGGEGSGIQSFKNVNWKVDTTYKFLLKGEPSSVAGSTDYTAYFFDPLVGDWQVIASLRRPKTSTHLKRLYSFLENFYPSTGNQTRKANFGNQWVYTTNKEWVEITEGKFTADATANANERLDYAGGVEGNQFFLKNCGFFKENVTLKTDFSRQANGKAPNINFSKLPKPTL; encoded by the coding sequence ATGAATATCACCACAAAAAAAAATAGCACTGTTAAAAAAGTGTTTTCTATGTTGTTTTTACTACAAATTGTATTTTTTAATTTTTCTTGTTCAAATAGAACAAAAGAAGTTGTTTCAGCAGATATCGTTTTTACGGCAAATGTTCCAATTGGATCCAATAGTTGGGTTGCTGGAAACAAAGCAGAGGATGAAGGTATTATTAAAAAAGAAGGAATTCGTAATTGGAAATCTTTAGATAATATAATTAACACTTATGTAAGAACAGGAAGTGGAGAATTAAAAGTTGGTTTAAAATTAAAATCTCCAGATGGAAACTCTAAAATTAACGTTACCATAAACAAGATTACAAAAACAATTAACGTAGAAAATAAAGAATACAAAACGTTAGATGTAGGCGTTTTTAATGTTGATAAAGGATATGTGAAAATCGAAATTCAAGGAAAAGAAAAAGAAGGAAATATTATTGCAGATATAGATGAGGTTCTTTTTGGAGGATCAGCAATCGCAACAATTTTAGATTTTGTGCCAACAACAAACCATCATTTTGGAAGAAGAGGTCCTTCTGTACATTTTAATTATAAGCAACCAAAAAGTGGAGAAGTGCAATATTTTTATAACGAAATTACAGTGCCAACAGGAGAAGATGTATTAGGAAGCTTCTTTATGGCAAATGGACATGCACAAGGTTATTTTGGAATGCAAGTAAACTCTAAAACAGAAAGACGTGTGTTATTTTCTATTTGGAGTGCTTTTGTAACAGATGATCCAAATCAAATTCCAAAAGATTATACAGTAACAAGTTTAGGAGGTGGAGAAGGGGTAACTATTAAAAATTTTGGTGGAGAAGGTTCTGGAATACAAAGTTTTAAAAATGTAAATTGGAAAGTAGATACTACCTACAAGTTTTTATTAAAAGGAGAGCCTTCTTCAGTGGCAGGCTCTACAGATTACACTGCCTATTTTTTCGATCCATTAGTTGGAGATTGGCAAGTAATTGCAAGTTTAAGAAGACCAAAGACCTCTACTCATTTAAAAAGATTGTATTCTTTTTTAGAGAATTTTTACCCAAGTACTGGAAATCAAACCAGAAAAGCAAATTTTGGAAACCAATGGGTTTACACAACAAATAAAGAATGGGTAGAAATTACGGAAGGAAAGTTTACAGCAGATGCCACAGCAAATGCAAATGAGAGGTTAGATTATGCAGGTGGAGTTGAAGGTAACCAATTTTTCTTAAAAAATTGTGGGTTTTTTAAAGAAAATGTAACTCTAAAAACAGATTTTTCTAGACAAGCAAATGGGAAAGCTCCCAATATTAACTTCTCTAAATTGCCAAAACCTACTCTTTAA
- the galK gene encoding galactokinase, translating to MSNQLIKEVKEEFQKKFATNPLLIFSPGRINIIGEHTDYNGGFVFPAAVDKGIVAAIQKSDSVSCTAIAMDLDSTIEFELDKLKPSKEGSWENYVFGVVAEIQNRNKIIGNFNIIFKGNIPGGAGMSSSAALENSVVFGLNELFDLGLTKTEMILISQKAEHNYVGVKCGIMDQYASMFGIKDNALLLDCRTIKSKPYKIDFKDHQLMLINTNVKHSLSNSAYNDRRSACESIAELLGVETLREASEEDLEKIIDKVTSENYQKALYVIQEIERTQKAAKAIEENDLETLGVLIYGSHNGLQHQYKVSCNELDFLVNQAKKNKNVLGARMMGGGFGGCTINLIKKDEAKNFAKSASLAYKNKFNKDCSVYFIELSNGTHLVK from the coding sequence ATGAGTAACCAATTAATTAAAGAAGTAAAAGAGGAATTCCAAAAAAAATTTGCTACGAATCCTTTATTGATATTTTCTCCAGGAAGAATAAATATTATTGGAGAACATACAGATTATAATGGCGGTTTTGTATTTCCTGCGGCTGTAGATAAAGGAATTGTAGCCGCAATTCAAAAAAGCGATTCTGTTTCTTGTACTGCAATTGCAATGGATTTAGATAGTACAATCGAATTCGAATTAGACAAATTAAAACCATCTAAAGAAGGTAGTTGGGAAAATTATGTTTTTGGTGTGGTCGCAGAAATACAGAATAGAAATAAAATAATTGGCAATTTTAACATCATTTTTAAAGGAAATATTCCTGGAGGTGCAGGCATGTCTTCTTCTGCTGCTTTAGAAAACAGTGTCGTTTTTGGTTTAAACGAATTGTTCGATTTAGGTTTAACAAAAACAGAAATGATTTTAATTTCACAAAAAGCAGAACACAATTATGTGGGGGTAAAATGTGGCATTATGGACCAATATGCAAGTATGTTTGGTATTAAAGATAATGCTTTGTTGTTAGATTGTAGAACGATAAAATCGAAACCATATAAAATCGATTTTAAAGATCATCAATTAATGCTCATCAACACAAATGTAAAGCATAGCTTGTCTAACAGTGCTTATAACGATAGACGCTCTGCCTGTGAAAGTATTGCAGAATTGTTAGGTGTAGAAACATTAAGAGAAGCATCTGAAGAGGATTTAGAAAAAATTATTGACAAAGTTACATCAGAAAATTACCAAAAAGCATTGTATGTAATTCAAGAAATTGAAAGAACTCAAAAAGCAGCAAAAGCCATTGAAGAAAACGATTTGGAAACTCTAGGTGTTTTAATTTACGGTTCTCATAATGGTTTGCAACACCAATATAAAGTAAGTTGCAATGAGTTGGATTTTTTGGTAAACCAAGCTAAGAAAAACAAAAACGTTTTAGGCGCAAGGATGATGGGTGGTGGTTTTGGTGGCTGTACCATTAACTTAATTAAAAAAGACGAAGCAAAAAACTTTGCAAAATCTGCCTCTTTAGCTTATAAAAATAAATTCAACAAAGACTGTTCTGTGTATTTTATAGAACTTTCTAATGGTACACATTTGGTAAAATAA
- a CDS encoding LacI family DNA-binding transcriptional regulator, with protein MKKHTIKDIAEIAGVSKGTVDRVIHKRGKVSAKALEKVNAVLNEIDYKPNLLARSLKNTKEYHICVIMPDYKEDSFWLPCFEGIQEAIGEFSAFGIFIEPFFFNTNEVKTFIDVNKKVLELSPNAVLLTPLFYKETIEIVNNYATSNIIVSKFNNQLETENTQNFVGQDLFKSGRIAASLMEIIIPKNSNIAIIHIDEDFNNAIHMQQKEKGFRSYFFELPNSSYQITTYGSKNADLKNKIKYILNISRNLKGIFVTTSKTYRVAEFTKEENIKIIGYDLLDENIRYLKENRINFLIHQNPKKQVFLGLTYLVEHLLFGKEIPAKSLLPIDIINAENLDSYLE; from the coding sequence ATGAAAAAACACACAATAAAGGATATTGCAGAAATAGCAGGTGTTTCTAAAGGAACTGTTGATAGAGTTATACATAAACGAGGAAAAGTATCTGCAAAAGCTTTAGAAAAAGTAAATGCTGTTTTAAACGAAATAGATTACAAACCCAATTTATTAGCTAGAAGTTTAAAGAACACGAAAGAATATCATATTTGTGTAATTATGCCAGACTATAAAGAGGATTCTTTTTGGCTGCCTTGTTTTGAAGGTATCCAAGAAGCAATTGGTGAATTTAGTGCTTTTGGTATTTTTATTGAACCTTTCTTTTTTAATACAAATGAAGTTAAAACTTTTATAGATGTAAATAAAAAAGTTTTAGAATTATCGCCAAATGCTGTTTTATTAACACCTTTATTTTATAAAGAAACCATAGAAATTGTTAATAATTATGCAACCTCTAATATTATTGTAAGCAAGTTTAATAATCAATTAGAAACAGAAAATACCCAAAATTTTGTTGGACAAGATTTGTTTAAAAGTGGAAGAATTGCTGCGAGTCTTATGGAAATTATAATTCCTAAAAACTCTAATATTGCTATTATTCATATCGATGAAGATTTTAACAATGCAATACATATGCAACAAAAAGAAAAAGGATTTAGAAGTTATTTTTTTGAATTACCAAACTCTAGTTATCAAATAACTACTTATGGTTCTAAAAATGCTGATCTTAAAAATAAAATAAAATATATTTTAAATATTTCTAGAAATTTAAAAGGGATTTTTGTGACTACCTCAAAAACATACAGAGTTGCTGAATTTACAAAAGAAGAAAATATTAAAATTATTGGATATGATTTATTAGATGAAAACATTCGATATCTTAAAGAGAATCGAATTAATTTTTTAATACATCAAAACCCTAAAAAACAAGTTTTCTTAGGATTAACTTATTTGGTTGAACATTTGCTTTTTGGAAAAGAAATTCCTGCAAAAAGCTTATTACCTATAGATATTATTAATGCAGAAAACTTAGACAGTTATTTAGAATAA